GATCTTTTAACTGTAAAAATAAATTTCCTTATATATCTAAAAAGTAATAGAatcataaaactaaaaataaatttgtaaTAACCCACAAAACCATTCCTATTACTTTTtgactcaaaaaataaaaaaacctaTTTGACAAACCATGTCatatgaaaaaaatatattttttaataataaaactCATTCAACTCATGTTTTAATACCCATTTAACCCATCATAAATCTATGACAAACAGAGCACGCAGCCTGTAAACACTACTTGCTGTTCTCAAGACTTGAGAAGCACAGTTAACACCAGAGAAGGGTTTCTGAAAGGGGGAAATCAGGAAATGGCGTCAGGAGGAGGAAGAACACTGGAAATAGAGAAGATGAGCGTAGAGCAACTAAAGGCACTGAAGGAACAAGCCGATCTAGAAGTGAACCTACTTCAAGACAGCCTCAACAACATCCGCACTGCAACTACTCGCCTCGAAATCGCCTCTAATGCCCTTCAAGATTTATCTCTCCGCCCTCAAGGTATAAACACCCTTTTGAGAATTAGGTGTAAAAATGTGATCTTTTTTTGACTTTATCGTGAAATTTGTGATTTGGGTTTTTTTTCCTGGGTTTTTTCTTGTGCAGGGAAGAAAATGTTGGTGCCTTTAACAGCGTCTTTATATGTGCCGGGGACCCTAGATGATGCTGATAAGGTTTTGGTAGATGTTGGCACTGGATATTTTATTGaggtttgtatttttttttttttggcgcaTATGTAATTGGGGTATTTGACTTGCTGTCTATTTCTGCTAATTGAGTCAATAAAGTTGCTGTCTTTAATCTAGAATTATGTTTTTTTGGGTGTTTGTGGTGGGTGGCTGGTGTTAATGGTTTTTTCCTGGGGCTGCAGTAGGATGGGGTGAGCTTAGGCAGATGCTTCTGTAGTATGCAACTAAAACTAAAGATGACTTCCTTTTTTGTCGTGTGTGTGGTTATTTCTTATATCACAGTCTCATGTTATGTGGCTGTGTTTGATTTTCCTAAGAATTTAAGGAGTTAATTTGATATGAATTATATTAATGTAGTGGAAGAAAGTAACGCAGTTGTTGAGAAGTTAGtttgattaaaaaaatatatCAGGAGCTTATAAATTGAAAAGTTTAATGAATTTGAATTCTTGAAGAGTTGTGACTGATACTTGATTTGGATTTTTGTGAGGAACATGAGACCGTGCTCAATTCTGTGTCGCTTTTGGCATACTTTCTTTTTCAGTTTTCCTTTTCCTTGTTTCTTAGGAGTTCATTATTGATTTCCAGGAAAGTGTAATGGATTTCATTACAATATCCTTATAAAAAATGGATTCCGTTGCAATATATGCTGGAAGCAACATAGTTATgattttcagaattttttttCTATGCAGTGTTATCAAAGTTGCGCTTAAAgcgcgcttaagccctgaagcgaggctcaaaacatgttgagGTCTTCGCCTCGCTTAGCGCGCGCTTCAGTATTCTCATCAAGGCTCTAAGGCATACTTTTCCTTGCCAATGAGCGTAATTTTGAAGAGGCGACactaaacaattgatatttcactttattgtaaattttctttaatttctttatccatATATTTGGTATTCATGCTTATAGATGTTAATCTTGGACTACACATATGTTTGTAATTTTTCTCCATTAGCGCCTTTTCTCATAAAAGCCTACGCTTTTTTTGCACTTTGCGCTTAAGGCCTCAACATACTTTAGagcttttttgcgcttttcgcctttgataacGCTGTTTCTATGTACTAAATATCTTTTACTGTTTATGATCCTCTGTATAAAATGAAAAGGAAGTCTTGTGGATTCCTTCTATGATTTCTAGTTACTCGGCTTTCTTAGGCTTGGATAATTTGTTGTTTACTCTAGATTTTTCTGAACTTTATAGAGTCTAAGTAAGTTAATTTTCTCTTTAGAAATGTCTCTTTCATGCATCTAGAATGTTGTTATATGTAGTTCCTGGATCATCCATTTACTTTTTGCTTTTTCAAGAAATAAAGTGGTGATGTCTTACGAATCTATGGGAATGTCGTTGGATCATTATCGAAAAGAACACATTTGTCATTTCATGCTTCAGTTATTTCATTTATGGGAAGCCCAAAAAAATGTATCATCTTTTCACATGGTCCTATTTCCAGAAGGTTCAAGCCCTAAGattgttttctttctttgttttaacAGAAAACTATGACAGAAGGAAAAGATTACTGTGAGCGGAAAATCAACCTGCTAAAGTCCAACTACGAGCAGCTTCTTGATGTAAGTACCCATTATATTTCAGTTGATGGATTCTTGCAAGTTTTGAGCTGTTTATATCAGGTTATCTGTGTTATGATTTGATGTAAAATCTACATGCTGGAAACCTTCTCAAGGGTTTCATTATTGGTGTACTGAGTACCCCATCTATCTCAATCCTACCTGATACTTCTGCCATTCTTTGATTAGTGAGATATTGACTTATTAATCTATCTAATGTAAGCTAAACTTCTATACTCGGTGCGATTGGTGGGAGGAAAAGTAAGGGGAAAATATTGCTTTAAAGGGTTTCAAAGAGTTCTCGGACATGTACGCTTATCGCAATGTACAAGAAGTTGGTTTTAGAGGACATCAAATGGCCTCTGCCAATATAAAGGCCCTATAAACACCCACACACACGGATGATCATCCGAACAGCATGGTTAATGGTTACTGGCATATGCTTATTTTTTGTCACAAGAagagttcaaaaaaaaaattggacaTTTAGTATCTGCAAGAAGGTTTATGAGTATTCAGTAGCCTTTTCTCGGTCAATAGAAAGTGgtttagaaagttttttttcttGCACCCAAGGGTGTGGACCTAGTGGTCTATAAAGTTGGTGCAAACCCTGGACACCCAGGTTCAAATTCGAGAGACAAAAAAACATACAGTAATTTCTTTCCATCTGCCTAAGCCTTGGTTGGTAGAATTAC
The Nicotiana sylvestris chromosome 11, ASM39365v2, whole genome shotgun sequence DNA segment above includes these coding regions:
- the LOC104222858 gene encoding prefoldin subunit 5; the encoded protein is MASGGGRTLEIEKMSVEQLKALKEQADLEVNLLQDSLNNIRTATTRLEIASNALQDLSLRPQGKKMLVPLTASLYVPGTLDDADKVLVDVGTGYFIEKTMTEGKDYCERKINLLKSNYEQLLDVATKKKSIADETGVILQAKLRQLAPPAQ